In one window of Hyla sarda isolate aHylSar1 chromosome 1, aHylSar1.hap1, whole genome shotgun sequence DNA:
- the LOC130310315 gene encoding protein spinster homolog 1-like, with amino-acid sequence MASPQDPLLKEEEEAMEDHSDMDVEKGDIPERQNLPSLSVMSTARSIITVVILAFVNLLIYANRSSVAGVLPYIQKAYDTNASLSGLLNTLFIGSYVLVAPIAGYLGDHCNKKYTVCAGVIVWLSMTLTLSFIPDGYFLLFLLTSGLVGAGEATFCTIAPSIIADLFTSDQRTRMLNVFYSVIPVGCGLGYIIGPKVTDAARGDWHWAFRVTPGLGLIAVALMILVTKELPRTTTNGKKNNKSQKFAKWATDLKKLFKNRSFMLTTMGSTAVSFIVGAIGVWGPSYLTHARTLLQEKDPCHAEPCDYHDILIFGVVTVVSGILGVVAGTEMSKRYRKSNPRADPLVCGCAMMLSAPFLLLALTFGNISLVATNIFIFIGETLLSVNFTLISDIILKVVTPWRRSSALAVQMTIYHLLGDAGSPYLIGLISDTYERGYAKSPLLKYRSLEYALMTCTIMAVIGGAFFMATALYIERDEKEAEMESEPPSSSSTSLLPADEDHASD; translated from the coding sequence atggcctctccacaagacccattgctgaaggaggaggaagaagcaatggaggaccatagtgatatggatgtagaaaagggcgatatccctgagaggcagaacctgccatctctaagcgtgatgtccaccgcacgttccatcatcaccgtagtgatcctcgcctttgttaatttgctcatctatgcaaatcgctccagcgtggcgggggtgctgccttatatacagaaagcatatgacaccaatgctagtctgtccggcttattgaatacattgttcattggaagctacgtgctggtcgcaccaattgccggatatttgggcgaccactgtaataagaaatatactgtttgcgcaggagtcattgtttggctgagcatgacacttaccctgtcattcatccctgacgggtacttcctgctcttcctgctgacgagtggactggttggagccggagaggcgactttctgcaccatcgccccctccatcattgcagacctttttacaagtgaccagcggacccgcatgctgaatgtgttttactccgtcatacctgtaggctgcggactaggatacatcatcgggcccaaagtgactgatgcagcaaggggtgattggcactgggcgtttcgggtcacccctggcctgggcctcatagctgtggctttgatgattttggtcacaaaagagcttccaagaacgactacaaacgggaagaagaacaacaaatcccagaagtttgccaaatgggcgacagatctgaaaaaactatttaaaaatcgaagcttcatgttaaccaccatgggatcgacggctgtatccttcatagtgggagccataggtgtatggggtccgtcatacctgacccacgcacgaacactcctacaagagaaggacccttgccatGCTGAACcatgtgactatcacgacatcctaatatttggtgtggttacagtcgtttccggcattctgggagttgtagcagggacggagatgagtaaaagatatcgcaaatccaacccacgggcggacccgcttgtgtgtggatgcgcgatgatgctctccgccccttttcttctgttggcattgacttttggcaacatcagcctcgttgccaccaacatcttcatcttcatcggagagacgcttctgtcagtaaatttcaccctcatatctgacattatactaaaagtagtaactccgtggaggagatcttcagccctggccgtgcagatgacaatctatcacctcctaggtgacgccggcagcccgtacctcatcggcctgatatctgacacctacgaacgaggatatgccaaatcccctcttctgaaataccgcagcctggagtatgccctcatgacctgcaccataatggcagtcatcggaggggccttcttcatggccacggccctatatatagagagggacgaaaaagaagcagagatggaatcagaacctccgtcatcctcctccacctcactgcttcctgccgatgaggaccacgcttcagactga